A region of the Muricauda sp. MAR_2010_75 genome:
TTTACAGATGGAAAACCCATGACATGGTATGAATTTGCCCAGTACATACTGGAAGAAAAAGGTCTGAAGGGGAAAGTCAACCTTGTTTTGGACTCGAATTATCGTACTTTCGCAAAGCGACCAAAAAATAGTGTTCTTTCTTAGCGTTTAAAGGAGAAAATTAAGATTTTAAGGAAGCTTCCATGGAAAAGAATATTCCCAAGAGCATTTTAATTACAGGAGGAGCAGGTTTTATAGGCTCTCATGTGGTTAGACGATTTGTTGCCCAGTACAGTAACTACAAAATCGTTAACCTTGATGCTTTGACATATGCTGGGAATTTGGAAAACCTGAAAGATGTTCAGAATACAGCTAACTATTCTTTTGTAAAGGGGGATATTACAGACACCGACTTTATCAATGACCTATTCTCTAGAAATAAGTTTGATGGCGTGATCCATTTGGCGGCAGAATCCCATGTGGACCGTTCCATTTCAGACCCACTGTCTTTTGTACGAACCAATGTTTTGGGGACGGTTAACTTGTTGAACGCTTCATTGGAGTTGGCCAAGAACAATCCAAACTTCCTGTTTTATCATATAAGCACAGATGAAGTGTACGGAAGTCTGGGAGAAAAGGGGCTTTTTAAGGAAAACACACCGTATAATCCAAACTCCCCCTATTCAGCTTCAAAGGCAAGTTCAGACCACTTTGTGCGGGCGTATGGTGAAACCTATAAATTACCATATATCATCTCCAATTGCTCCAACAACTATGGACCCAATCAATTCCCAGAGAAATTGATTCCCCTTTTCATTCACAATATCATACAAAATAAGCCGTTGCCCGTATATGGCGATGGAAATTATACCCGTGATTGGTTGTATGTAAAAGATCATGCGGAGGCCATTGATTTGGTATTTCATCAAGGAAAAAAGGGAGAGACCTACAACATTGGCGGTTTTAATGAATGGAAGAACATAGATTTGACCCGACTGTTATGTCGGCTAATGGACAAAAAACTCAACAGAGCGGAAGGAACATCGGAAAAACTGATAACCTTTGTAAAAGATCGTCCGGGGCATGATTTAAGATATGCCATTGATGCTTCCAAAATTAATAAGGAACTGGGTTGGGAACCATCAGTAACTTTTGAAGAAGGACTTGAGCAGACTATAGATTGGTATTTTGAGAATAAGGATTGGCTTGGGCATGTTACCTCAGGGGATTATTTGGAGTATTATAAAAAACAGTATCAAGAATAACGCATAATGAAGGGAATCATTTTGGCAGGCGGAACCGGCAGTAGATTGCACCCACTCACCCTTTCAGTGAGCAAGCAGTTGATGCCCATTTACGACAAGCCAATGATTTATTATCCATTGTCTACCCTAATGTATGCCGGAATCAAGGAAATCTTGATTATTTCCACCCCAAAGGATTTGCCTTTATTCCGGGAACTTTTGGGAGATGGGCAAAAGTACGGCTGCTCCTTTTCCTATGCTGTTCAAGAATCACCCAATGGGCTGGCAGAAGCTTTTATCATAGGGGAAGGTTTTATTGGTGCAGACAAAGTGGCTCTTATTTTGGGGGATAATATCTTTTATGGAACTGGGCTAT
Encoded here:
- the rfbB gene encoding dTDP-glucose 4,6-dehydratase, with the protein product MEKNIPKSILITGGAGFIGSHVVRRFVAQYSNYKIVNLDALTYAGNLENLKDVQNTANYSFVKGDITDTDFINDLFSRNKFDGVIHLAAESHVDRSISDPLSFVRTNVLGTVNLLNASLELAKNNPNFLFYHISTDEVYGSLGEKGLFKENTPYNPNSPYSASKASSDHFVRAYGETYKLPYIISNCSNNYGPNQFPEKLIPLFIHNIIQNKPLPVYGDGNYTRDWLYVKDHAEAIDLVFHQGKKGETYNIGGFNEWKNIDLTRLLCRLMDKKLNRAEGTSEKLITFVKDRPGHDLRYAIDASKINKELGWEPSVTFEEGLEQTIDWYFENKDWLGHVTSGDYLEYYKKQYQE